In Brevinematales bacterium, the following proteins share a genomic window:
- the bamA gene encoding outer membrane protein assembly factor BamA produces MKKALTALFLLIMPVFLFAKAPELKNPSIKEIRFEGTIITVSSNQILKLLPFKQGDAFKEKLFNDAIKTLADPRLSPFNGDVKGYLKDTPDGVILTFVLHENPLINKVIFEGNNSINKSDLSDIIPMVEGMHYNTDDKLTSIQRIKDKYLNEGFIEASVSASLVPVDIKQNKYDMVFTVSEGKKIVVEKIEVAGAAEVNSGEVKGVMKTKEQVFILQSGILNMEDFYGDKERIGMLYQQKGYLDIKITRFEWKIEELGDDKHKAIVVYVGLVEGPKYYVGDITITNNVLFSEEDLLKFIELKPNDVYDKVKIDIGRYMIYNKYSDNGYLYANVSYQMIKNPTNFMVDTVFYIHEGERAHIESVTLNGNTKTKDNVILREMIFDEGELWVQTKVRQSYEKLVQLQYFGNVNFVPQPGSAEGLVNIDIQLEEQRTGLITFGIGYGTASGFNGTAQISENNFLGTGRVVAFKGEYGEKRQLLELSFTEPWLFDTPTYLSISFSFSRYLYDNIPVDDNHDGIIDGTNINYVSNNTVSLPSFISTNKYYKQAFSFGLEIKKRFGVYWDGFLSYGLSLYRDMDANFKNPLILSSTWQPNTSLSNSLTHDYTFKNTLGLGFNWNSTDHPLNPLRGILGFLYLYNNGGLLGGDIHYIRAKYGLSWYWNPFWKLVVALHGSGEFIMPQFYSQPGGTKFQYDTSDMLYFDGVYEMRGWMNYPYRGEAKAFYSGELRFEIYGQELWGVFFLDMGSLWSKYTEWTFEPNNYLFSFGFGVKLNIPGLPIRLYLARKGGFDNTSMSWKLEKNQYLLDNWQVVFSIQGLF; encoded by the coding sequence ATGAAGAAAGCCCTTACCGCGCTATTTTTACTTATCATGCCGGTTTTCCTTTTCGCGAAAGCGCCGGAATTGAAAAACCCCAGTATAAAGGAAATCAGGTTCGAGGGAACTATCATTACGGTAAGCTCCAACCAGATACTGAAACTTTTGCCCTTTAAACAAGGGGACGCGTTCAAGGAAAAACTCTTCAACGACGCTATTAAAACACTCGCGGACCCGCGTCTCAGCCCCTTCAACGGCGACGTCAAGGGATACCTGAAAGATACCCCGGACGGCGTTATCCTGACGTTCGTTCTGCATGAAAACCCGTTAATCAATAAGGTGATCTTCGAGGGAAACAACTCCATTAATAAAAGCGACCTGTCGGATATTATCCCGATGGTCGAGGGAATGCATTATAACACCGACGACAAACTGACGTCGATCCAGCGTATCAAGGACAAGTACCTCAACGAAGGATTTATCGAGGCGAGTGTGTCCGCCAGTCTCGTGCCTGTGGATATCAAGCAGAATAAGTACGACATGGTGTTTACCGTCAGCGAGGGCAAGAAGATAGTCGTCGAGAAAATCGAGGTCGCGGGCGCGGCCGAAGTGAATTCCGGCGAGGTCAAGGGCGTGATGAAAACGAAGGAACAGGTATTCATCCTCCAGAGCGGAATCCTGAATATGGAAGATTTTTACGGCGATAAAGAACGCATCGGTATGCTGTACCAGCAGAAGGGCTATCTCGATATAAAAATTACCCGTTTTGAATGGAAGATAGAGGAACTCGGGGACGACAAGCATAAAGCGATCGTGGTCTATGTCGGATTGGTGGAAGGCCCTAAGTATTATGTCGGAGATATCACGATCACGAATAACGTTCTCTTTTCCGAAGAGGACCTGCTGAAATTTATCGAGCTGAAACCGAACGATGTGTACGATAAAGTGAAGATCGATATCGGCCGGTATATGATATACAATAAGTACAGCGATAACGGGTATCTTTACGCGAATGTTTCCTACCAGATGATCAAGAACCCCACGAACTTTATGGTCGATACGGTGTTCTATATCCATGAGGGCGAACGCGCCCATATCGAATCGGTAACATTGAACGGCAACACTAAAACCAAGGATAATGTGATACTCCGCGAAATGATATTCGACGAGGGCGAGCTTTGGGTGCAGACTAAAGTACGGCAGAGCTATGAGAAGCTGGTGCAGCTTCAGTACTTCGGTAACGTGAACTTCGTCCCGCAGCCGGGAAGCGCCGAGGGGCTTGTCAATATCGATATACAGCTTGAGGAGCAGCGCACCGGACTGATCACGTTCGGTATCGGGTACGGTACCGCGAGCGGATTTAACGGGACGGCGCAGATTTCGGAAAATAACTTCCTCGGCACCGGAAGAGTCGTAGCGTTCAAAGGGGAGTACGGTGAAAAGCGGCAGCTGCTGGAATTATCGTTCACCGAACCGTGGCTTTTCGATACCCCGACGTATCTGTCCATTTCCTTCAGCTTCTCGCGTTACCTCTACGATAACATCCCCGTCGACGATAATCATGACGGTATTATCGACGGGACGAATATCAACTATGTCAGTAACAATACCGTTTCGCTTCCGTCGTTTATCTCGACCAATAAGTATTATAAGCAGGCTTTTTCCTTCGGGCTGGAAATAAAAAAGCGGTTCGGAGTATACTGGGACGGATTCCTCTCATACGGGCTCAGCCTTTACCGCGATATGGATGCGAACTTTAAAAACCCGTTGATTCTGAGCTCCACCTGGCAGCCGAATACATCTCTATCCAATTCGCTTACCCACGATTATACGTTTAAAAATACACTGGGTCTCGGTTTTAACTGGAACTCCACCGACCACCCGCTCAATCCTTTGCGCGGTATACTGGGATTCCTTTATCTTTATAATAACGGCGGTCTCCTCGGCGGGGATATCCATTATATCCGCGCGAAATACGGCCTGAGCTGGTATTGGAACCCGTTCTGGAAACTGGTTGTCGCGTTGCACGGATCCGGCGAGTTTATTATGCCTCAGTTCTACTCGCAGCCTGGCGGGACGAAATTTCAGTACGATACCTCGGATATGCTCTACTTCGACGGGGTCTATGAAATGCGCGGATGGATGAATTACCCGTACCGCGGCGAGGCTAAGGCATTCTACAGCGGCGAACTGCGTTTCGAGATATACGGCCAGGAATTATGGGGAGTGTTCTTCCTCGATATGGGAAGCCTGTGGAGTAAAT